Below is a genomic region from candidate division KSB1 bacterium.
CCTTTCGGCTGCATGACACCGGAGGAAACCCTGCTGCAGCACAAGATTCTCACAGCGGCGCTGCACTCGGGCAGAACCGGCAACGCCGTTGCAGTATGACCCGCGGATTGTTCCGACAAAAACGCTGATTGCAAGCGCACACCATCCAACACTGCAGGCGTGCCGCCGGCCATGCCGGCCTTTGAACCATGGAGCGGCGGAGAGCTGTGAGCCCGGAAAGCCCGGCGCGACCTTTGCGCTGCGGCTGCCCGCCGGCCTCAGGCCTCCGGCGATGAGGGCAACTGCCATGAAACGATCAGCAATCAACGCGCTGCAGCGCGAGGCTGTTGCTTTTTTTCAGCAACATCATTTTCATTTGCCGCCGTGGGCCTTCTGGACGCCGGACGACTGGTGGCGGAATCGCGGCCGCGCCCGGGAAGTGGTCGATAAAAAACTCGGCTGGGACCTCACCGATTTCGGCCTGGGCAGGTTTCGTGAGATGGGTCTCATCCTGTTCACGCTGCGCAACGGCAGGCCGGGTGAGGCGGGCGGCAAGGACTATTGCGAAAAGGTGATGATCGCTCAGCAGGAGCAGGTGACCCCGTGGCACTTTCACTGGCACAAGATGGAGGACATCATCAATCGCGGCGGGGGCGATTTGGTCGTTGCCGTCTGCCATGCCACGCCCGATGAGCAACTGGCGGACACACCGGTGACCGTGCTCACCGATGGCCTGCTCCGCACGGTCCCGGCGCAGGGCGAAATCGTTTTGCGGCCGGGCGAAAGCATCACCCTGCCGCCCCGCATGTATCATCAGTTCCATGCCGCTCGCGGCAAAGGCGCGGTGTTGATCGGTGAAGTCTCACGCGTCAACGATGATGACAGGGACAATCGTTTTCTCGCGCCCGTGGGTCGCTTCCCCACCATTGACGAAGACGAGCCGGTGTTGTATTATTTGTGCACGGAATATCCGGCCTGGCTCTCTGCGGAGACCGCAGAACACTGAGGCAGTCGCCGCCGGCTTTTCTCCGGCAGAATCTGCCTCCCGCGGCTGCAGACATGCTGCGGCTGTGCTGCGCGCAACGCATTCTCCCGATGAATCGTACCGCCTTGCAACGGAATCACTCCATGGCAACCCTTTTCGACACCACCTGGACACGCGCCGGGCTGCTCGCTCACGTCGGCGACATTCGCCAGCTCGCCGATGTTCGCCTGTGTGAGTTGACTGACGGCCCCGGTCGCAGCGTGCGCCTGGCGGAATTCAAAACCGGATCGGGCTTCAGCTTCACGGTGCTGCTCGATCGCGGCCTGGATATTCACGATGCCCATTACAAAGGCATGGCACTGGCATGGCAATCGGCCGGCGGCATCACTTCGCCGTTTTTGTATGAGCCGGAGGGCCTGGGCTGGCTGCGCACGTTTCATGGCGGCTGGCTGAACACCTGCGGCCTGAGTAATGCCGGCGCGCCCGGGAGTGACGAGCTGGGCGCATACGGCCTGCATGGCCGGCTTTCCAACCTGCCGGCGCAGCTGCTCGGTTGCGGCGGCCGCTGGCTCGGCGACGACTATGAGCTGTGGCTGGAGGGGTGCGTGCGCGAAACCGCGGTTTTCGGTTGCAATCTGCAACTGACGCGCCGGCTCACCACCCGTCTGGGCGAAAGCATGCTGCAAATCGTCGACACCATCGAAAATCTCGGTGATCGGCCCACGCCCTTCATGCTGCTTTATCACTGCAATTTCGGTTTTCCGCTGCTGGCGGCCGGCAGCCGGGTGGTGATCAACCAAAAATCGGTGCGGCCGCGTGATGCCGTGGCCCGCGCCGGCTTCGACTCGCATTTGGTCATCGACCCGC
It encodes:
- a CDS encoding D-lyxose/D-mannose family sugar isomerase, translated to MKRSAINALQREAVAFFQQHHFHLPPWAFWTPDDWWRNRGRAREVVDKKLGWDLTDFGLGRFREMGLILFTLRNGRPGEAGGKDYCEKVMIAQQEQVTPWHFHWHKMEDIINRGGGDLVVAVCHATPDEQLADTPVTVLTDGLLRTVPAQGEIVLRPGESITLPPRMYHQFHAARGKGAVLIGEVSRVNDDDRDNRFLAPVGRFPTIDEDEPVLYYLCTEYPAWLSAETAEH
- a CDS encoding aldose 1-epimerase family protein; translated protein: MATLFDTTWTRAGLLAHVGDIRQLADVRLCELTDGPGRSVRLAEFKTGSGFSFTVLLDRGLDIHDAHYKGMALAWQSAGGITSPFLYEPEGLGWLRTFHGGWLNTCGLSNAGAPGSDELGAYGLHGRLSNLPAQLLGCGGRWLGDDYELWLEGCVRETAVFGCNLQLTRRLTTRLGESMLQIVDTIENLGDRPTPFMLLYHCNFGFPLLAAGSRVVINQKSVRPRDAVARAGFDSHLVIDPPQPGFAEQVFFHEAMAAADGMVTAAVINEALQLAGYVSYRQRELPELIEWKQMGAGTYVLGLEPANCLVMGRAAERERGTLRQLAPGETCETLLRLGVVEGPDAIDRLIKTIGGEGR